A single genomic interval of Lathyrus oleraceus cultivar Zhongwan6 chromosome 7, CAAS_Psat_ZW6_1.0, whole genome shotgun sequence harbors:
- the LOC127104815 gene encoding uncharacterized protein LOC127104815, which produces MAFQQPGAESKTIPLKILVDKQRNKVVFVETTKDFVDTLFSFLSLPLATIVRLLETNNNGKQQSESSPFLENIKNLYQSVQNLDSDDVWNNPVCKQILLRPRNPCESLCMKLFMDIEETELSTKFFVCDSCNKFTTFPNIRCTCGKSPNKKPRNLDIQTRKSAQDGVFVRDKGSMFLISDDLKVVSSSMLSSLEMLIKLGCSDLTQLEEITHNIGKHEILNLLKYTLISDEPLTNTILASSSKNKDIPPNQFASTVRVTPLANDITRKIDVKVMQSKSQKNIIYAETNGDFVDFIFSFLTMPLGSIVKRLGVNSFSGCVGNLYESMMSFDPTSVLLNPGIVQQFRCPNYPLKIPHVFPLPTTYYYGMQDKGYYYEYRGLISKSRESINRPTSLISLDLDILKYGVVGFVKKDSLYGVGDDLKVKPFSANFCFSYLKELNLSLDDLEVKVISIGEVEALSLLGVCVTSNFTLTSGLKHFLNVPKQESTLT; this is translated from the exons ATGGCTTTTCAACAACCAGGAGCAGAGTCTAAAACGATTCCACTGAAAATATTGGTGGACAAACAAAGAAACaaagttgtttttgtggaaacaactaaagatTTTGTTGACACCCTTTTCAGCTTcctttctcttcctcttgctaCCATTGTTCGTCTTTTAGAAACAAATAACAATGGCAAACAACAATCAGAGTCTTCACCATTCCTTGAAAACATAAAAAATCTCTACCAATCTGTCCAAAACCTCGACTCAGACGATGTTTGGAACAACCCTGTCTGCAAACAAATATTGTTGCGTCCCAGAAATCCATGTGAATCTCTTTGCATGAAACTGTTTATGGATATCGAAGAAACTGAACTATCAACTAAGTTTTTTGTTTGCGATTCTTGTAACAAGTTTACTACTTTTCCAAATATTCGTTGTACATGTGGAAAATCCCCTAATAAAAAGCCTCGGAATTTGGATATTCAGACTCGGAAGAGTGCTCAAGATGGTGTATTTGTTAGAGATAAAGGATCAATGTTTCTGATTTCTGATGATTTGAAGGTTGTGTCGAGTTCCATGTTGAGCTCCTTAGAGATGTTGATCAAATTGGGCTGTTCAGACTTGACTCAATTAGAGGAAATCACACACAACATTGGCAAGCATGAG ATATTAAACCTTCTCAAGTATACTCTAATCTCTGATGAGCCTCTCACAAATACAATCTTGGCAAGTAGCTCCAAAAACAAAGATATCCCGCCTAACCAATTTGCATCGACAGTTAGAGTGACTCCTTTAGCTAATGACATCACCCGGAAAATAGATGTGAAAGTAATGCAAAGTAAATCTCAGAAAAATATAATCTATGCCGAAACCAATGGAGATTTTGTTGACTTCATTTTTAGCTTTCTTACAATGCCATTAGGGTCCATTGTAAAACGTTTGGGAGTTAACTCTTTTTCTGGATGTGTTGGTAATTTGTACGAGAGTATGATGAGTTTTGATCCCACTTCAGTGTTACTTAATCCTGGCATTGTACAACAATTTAGGTGTCCCAACTATCCTCTCAAAATTCCCCATGTATTTCCACTTCCCACTACATATTATTATGGTATGCAAGACAAGGGATATTACTATGAATATAGAGGATTGATTTCTAAGTCACGGGAATCTATTAATCGCCCAACATCGTTGATTTCACTTGACCTCGACATTTTAAAATACGGTGTTGTGGGATTTGTGAAGAAAGATTCATTATATGGTGTTGGAGACGATCTAAAAGTAAAACCCTTTTCTGCTAATTTTTGCTTTTCGTATCTGAAAGAATTGAATCTTTCTCTTGATGATCTTGAAGTGAAGGTGATAAGCATCGGCGAAGTCGAG GCTTTGAGCCTCCTTGGAGTTTGTGTGACATCAAACTTTACCTTGACTAGTGGACTCAAACACTTCTTGAATGTCCCAAAACAAGAATCAACTTTGACATGA